A single region of the Peromyscus eremicus chromosome 16_21, PerEre_H2_v1, whole genome shotgun sequence genome encodes:
- the Pou3f3 gene encoding POU domain, class 3, transcription factor 3 translates to MATAASNPYLPGNSLLTAGSIVHSDAAGAGGGGGGGGGGGGAGGGGGGMQPGSAAVTSGAYRGDPSSVKMVQSDFMQGAMAASNGGHMLSHAHQWVTALPHAAAAAAAAAAAAVEASSPWSGSAVGMAGSPQQPPQPPPPPPQGPDVKGGAGREDLHAGTALHHRGPPHLGPPPPPPHQGHPGGWGAAAAAAAAAAAAAAAAHLPSMAGGQQPPPQSLLYSQPGGFTVNGMLSAPPGPGGGGGGAGGGAQSLVHPGLVRGDTPELAEHHHHHHHHAHPHPPHPHHAQGPPHHGGGGAGPGLNSHDPHSDEDTPTSDDLEQFAKQFKQRRIKLGFTQADVGLALGTLYGNVFSQTTICRFEALQLSFKNMCKLKPLLNKWLEEADSSTGSPTSIDKIAAQGRKRKKRTSIEVSVKGALESHFLKCPKPSAQEITNLADSLQLEKEVVRVWFCNRRQKEKRMTPPGIQQQTPDDVYSQVGTVSADTPPPHHGLQTSVQ, encoded by the coding sequence ATGGCCACGGCGGCTTCTAACCCCTACCTGCCGGGGAACAGCCTGCTCACGGCCGGCTCCATTGTGCACTCGGACGCGGCCGGGGCGGGCGGCGGCggagggggcggcggcggcggcggcggggcggggggcggcggcggtggcatGCAGCCCGGGAGCGCCGCTGTGACCTCGGGCGCCTACCGGGGGGACCCGTCCTCGGTCAAGATGGTCCAGAGCGACTTCATGCAGGGGGCCATGGCCGCCAGCAACGGCGGCCATATGCTGAGCCACGCGCACCAGTGGGTCACCGCCCTGCCCcacgctgccgccgccgccgccgctgctgccgccgccgccgtggAAGCCAGCTCGCCGTGGTCGGGCAGCGCGGTGGGCATGGCCGGCAGCCCACAGCagccgccgcagccgccgccgccgccgccgcagggCCCCGACGTGAAGGGTGGCGCTGGGCGCGAAGACCTGCACGCCGGCACCGCGCTGCACCACCGCGGGCCTCCGCATCTCGggcccccgccgccgcccccgcACCAGGGCCACCCTGGGGGCTGgggggccgccgccgccgccgccgctgccgccgccgccgccgcagccgccgctCACCTCCCGTCCATGGCGGGCGGCCAGCAGCCGCCGCCGCAGAGTCTGCTCTACTCCCAGCCTGGAGGTTTCACGGTGAACGGCATGCTCAGCGCGCCCCCGGGAcccggaggcggcggcggcggcgcgggcggTGGAGCCCAGAGCCTCGTTCACCCGGGGCTGGTGCGCGGGGACACGCCCGAGCTGGCcgagcatcaccaccaccaccaccaccacgctcaCCCGCACCCGCCGCACCCGCACCACGCGCAGGGACCCCCGCAtcacggcggcggcggcgcggggcCGGGACTCAACAGCCACGACCCGCACTCGGACGAGGACACGCCGACGTCTGACGACCTGGAGCAGTTCGCCAAGCAGTTCAAGCAGCGGCGCATCAAGCTGGGCTTCACCCAGGCCGACGTGGGGCTGGCTCTGGGCACGCTCTACGGCAACGTGTTCTCGCAGACCACCATCTGTCGCTTCGAGGCCCTGCAGCTCAGTTTCAAGAACATGTGCAAGCTCAAGCCGCTGCTGAACAAGTGGCTGGAGGAGGCGGACTCGAGCACCGGCAGCCCCACGAGCATCGACAAGATCGCGGCCCAGGGCCGCAAGCGCAAGAAGCGGACCTCCATCGAGGTGAGCGTCAAAGGCGCGCTCGAGAGCCACTTCCTCAAGTGCCCTAAACCCTCGGCGCAGGAAATCACCAACCTGGCCGACAGCCTGCAGCTGGAAAAGGAGGTCGTGCGGGTCTGGTTCTGCAACCGGCGCCAAAAAGAGAAACGCATGACGCCCCCGGGCATCCAGCAGCAGACGCCGGACGATGTCTACTCGCAGGTGGGTACCGTGAGCGCTGACACACCGCCGCCGCACCACGGGCTGCAGACCAGCGTGCAGTGA